DNA sequence from the Polyodon spathula isolate WHYD16114869_AA chromosome 19, ASM1765450v1, whole genome shotgun sequence genome:
ACATATTTCAGTGAAGTTCAAGCAAGCGTGACAGATTAAACATGGCGAAGGATACACCACAATTTCACCATGCAGAGCTCTAATGGTAAACTTGTTATCTTAATACTATGAATATGGGAACCATTTGTACTGTAGCTCGCtcaactgtgctttttttttttataataaaaatgtccTGCATGCTAACTGAATAACCACTAGGGGAAGATGGAAGGATAACATTCCTATAAACTTGGCCTATAAGTAATTTTCCTTTACTTTTATAACAAGGAAATTAAAGTTAGTATAGtgataaaacaaaagtaaatacatgAGCTAGTTAAgcataaagtgtaaactgtacaCTAGGTTTGTTTAAGGAATAAATTAATCACAATATAAAtgggtatttattttttccaccacTACCAAAATCTAAGTTTATTTGCAGTATATACACATAAGCGTTTCCTGcaccctgttaaaaaaaaaaggagattcaCTGTGTGTCTGTACAGTGACAACACACAATGTCCATAAAGGTTACCTCTAATTTGACAGTAATCGTCTTCAGTTCTTTCTCGGTCAGTGGGCAGGAGAACTGGCTTCCAAAGACAGGGTTCCTGCTGTTTTTCACTATCTTGGTTTCCCACTCCTGAAGGACACACTGGAGATTAGACTTCTCGGATAGCGGTCCGGACAGCAGCTTTACCTTGACGAAGGGGTCAACGCTTTGGTTGAAGTCTCGGACCGGGAGACCTGTAGCGTCCAGGACTGTCAGGGCAAACTGGGACTGCTCTCTATCATAGGACACGGAGAATCTGAGCTTCCCGTGGATGTTCACCTGAGCGTCCGCCTCTGTGATGCTCTGAAAGTCAGCGCTGTCTTGCTCACTAATCGACGAAGTTGCTGAAAGGCATCTGCTCAATTTTTTGATTTCATCTTCGAGTTTTTGAACCTGCAGTAGAATTATTATTGTCTCATTAAACAGGCAATAACCACAAGTGCTTTGGTGTTGATCTTTTTGACCTGTACATTTTTCCTGCAACAGGCAATAGGACCCTACCGTTGCACACAGGAAACTATGTGGGCTCAGGTGTGGTCCAATTATCTGTAACACAGGAATGATTAGGGAAAAGAGAACAAGGTCTTCACATTTAGGCTGTAAAACCGAAATATTTCCAGCTCAAGTGGGCCACATTCTCTGGAGGCGTCGCCTCCATTTAGGATTGTTGAAACATAAACATTTGGGGAAAGGTATCCGGTGTGGGTGTTGTGTGCGTTCCAAAgaagagctgtgtaactcatgccACACAGAAAGAGAAATAACGATTAATAACAGCAGATCAATATGACATGCCATAAAGAAAAACCCTTACCTTGTAATCATGCTTCTGAATATCTGAATCTTTATCCGCTGCTTCAAAAATAATATTCCCTGCCTGTTTGTCATCCACACTTTGATAGCTCTTTactaaaagtataaaataaatacaaaaaacgcATATATTATAGACATGCAGTATAGACACCATGGTTACCTTCAGTTACTTATAACATGCTAGCAATACAAGGTTATAAGGATATGCAACTAaggcatttagaaaaaaaaaaacaatgtcaacatTATCATGTTAATAAATGTTATTGCAATAAACTGTAATGTCTTGTTAATAATCGTCAATACCTTTAATAACATATGTATAgatattttacagtacagttaaactAGTGTCTCAACTGTCCTCCATTGTTCCTGCTATTGGTGGGTCTGGCTTGGTTGTCTTGGATAAATCTAGTACGTGGTAATAATTTAGAAGTGGCTACATTCTGTTCCCCGGGTCACCCCTGTAAACTCGAGCCTGTCCTCAGCTGGTTAAGAATCAGTATTTGAATCAACAGTAAATCAGTGTACCTTTTCCACTGGGTTTTGGTTTGCGCTTGCAGTATTGATACAACTGCCATGTTAGTATGAGCGTTGCAATTGCAAACAGAAAGACCGAGATGCCCAATAGAGTGTATTTGACGCTATCTGAGAAAGGCATTCGTAGACTTGCGAAGGAAAGTTGGAAGGAAGTGGGTGACCTCATATCCCTGTTCAAAATAAAAAGCTGAGAAAGGAACACGTTTAGTAACACTTGAAACAGAACAAACAACATGCACTGGATCAATATCTGATATTACATTCTCAATTCAACGTGAACCTTATTGGTTAACAAAATGGTCTCTAATCTCTAGCAATAGGCCAGCACTGCcaaaaaatatacaattgcaATGTatacaaagaacatttttaatattttcatgGGCTTAtaactcaaaaacaaaacagtgcaaaagaaatgcaaaaagtttttgaaaataaatacaaatactttattattaaaatccaaATCACCAAGACCCAATGTGACCCAAAACAAAGTCTTTTGTCGATGTTTTGGCCTTGGCCTTTTTCAagacaactaacaaacaaacatttcagagttcaatacatttgtatatactTTCAGGGACATAGGGGAATGCCCTAATTATCCACTTAAATATATAAATCTCTTAACAGATATTTTTTAGGTTTAGAGGACGTCATTGTTTGAGTCTTAAAAGTTCTAAGGTCTTAATTATCCGGTAGCTATGACTTTACTCTATATGCGCATCCAGTCTCCCCTTTGCAATTTATTGGAATAGAGAAAGTCAATGTCTTAAGAGGAGGTGACCttgatttgaaattgcttaaaacagaaacattttggaTTCATACTTTAGAAACTTTAAAACCAAAAGGATTAAATGATTAACtggattttaaacctttttttgatGCCTTTGTATGATGCTAATTACTGTATTTCTCATTTATTAGATGTCTgtatcaaacatttaaaaaatgaaaagactcAAACAGTGAATTGTCCTCTAAAACTCATTCACTATGATCACTTGAAGGTAATTACTATCTTAATTTATATGATTTAGCCGCTGAGGTTTGTGATAATTGAGTGTGTGGTTTCTTAATTGAAGTGTGTACCTTGTATGTGCGCTTGTATTCTAAGATAAATTCTGTTATGAATTTGGTTCATCTAATGAAgaataatgaacacatttctgatcAAAAAAATggatctatttttaaataaaaagaaaatgaatatatatgttaagagatttgtatttattttcaagaacTTGCTTTGTTTTTGATTGATGTTTTGCCTGCGGCAAACGCAATAATGGATTATACTTGAAATATAAGGTGATGTGCTGATTGACTAGTGACATTGACTTCTAACTGCAAAGATACTGTCACTGAGGGCATTTGCAGAGATTAAGGACAAGTTTTCACTGCTGCCAAAAACATTCTGGAATCTATGACTATTCCCTGGTATAATCACTTAGTTACAAGCACTAAAGTATATCCTCAAGTCTAAGGAGGAAAAATATAACATATTGCAGTGTTGCACCAATAATATGAATCAATTGGcttttctggttaaaaaaaaaaaaaaacaattattgataaCGGTAAACTAGACATGGATTATTTTCCAACTGTAATATttcatatataaattaaaattaacacaTGGTTGATTTTACAGCTCTTGAGTCACACTAATGCTGTTAATCTTGCAGTACCTACTATTACATTGGGTAAGGTAGTCCTTAATTAGTGCAAATCAGGGTTGAAGAAACCAGACCTGTAGGACAAAGATTGGAGTATTCATTTAAGCTTGTTAAGGAAACTGCCTGAATAAAGGAAAAGAGTAACACAGAACATATTgaacacagtacaaaatatttataaatgattatTAACAGTCATTGAGGCAGGTCTAATTGTCAGTACAAAGACCAAAAAAGGATATTATCACTGAAAGGTGTTCAACATATAACATAAATCAAATCCACTACTTCTTACTGTGGACATGGAATACGAGGATTGGTTAGATTTGAAGTATCTCCATTCCTCGGTTATCACCCTGGTAATGTATCTTCTTTCCATTTAATTTTGTGTTGCGTTCACTGCTGACGAGAAAAGGAATATGTCAGTGTGAAAAATAATACGGCTGTGACATTAGCAGTGCTCTAATACAGTTGTGACAGCATAATACTGCAGTCCTATATTGTTGTCAGTCTGTAGCGTGTGTTGTGTAGTCTGTAGTGTGTTGCAATATGGATTTTTCAACCCTTAGGTAGGATGCTTTCACCTCTAAAACAATGTTTGTCCAAAATCTTTAAAGTAGCTTTGCGTTAATTGTTTGCTCTACCCTTatgtgcaatcattctgagtggtttgtATTGCAATTTATAAAATACTGTCCTTTAACAAAGAGTATGTTGGGCACTTCAGTTTATTTCCCTGCCATACAGtagatacagtacatgtaatttgGCTAGATCAGCaaggtgtctttatattagtatgCTCCAGCACCTTCTAGTTTGCTTCATCTAGCCTGTATGTAAAGCAAAAATGCACCCCTAAAAATAAAGAATGATCCCTTTTTCATGTCATTCATATTCCTGTTCAGTGTGTACACTAGATGCAGGCTTGTTGCAAAGTTGTCTGTTAACTCATTCACCCTatacactttttttctgttttagctTGGCATACCCTAATGGCTCCTCTACAAAGCATAATGATCCCATGCACGGGTCACATTTCTAGCCAAATTAATCATTCAgttttatgtattaaaatgtcTGTAGTTGATAAACCTACCCAGATACTGTAAATCCACAAATATTTAccaccaaaatatttggcaaatcacacccataaaacacattttgctcCAGAAAAGCTGACAGCCTGTTGCAATATATGAAGTATGTATGGTTAGTGGAATTTGTTTTCGTGACAAAAAAGTTtgtggttttttctttttttcttttcgcAAAGAGCCTCGCAAATATTCATGGCTTTGCAGTAGTTCAGATCTGAGCTCAAAGTTTTGTAAGCTCCTGATTATGCTTGCAGTGCTGGAGTCAGGTGTGTGTTTAATCAGGCATTGCTAATGCTCTGTGGTTGCTAAATCCAGTTCCTCGTCTAATTCCTATTGACTAAGGTAAGgtagtttattttgaaagaagTGTGGCATTTTCAAAGGGAATACATTTACTGGCTTGGCTGATCGAAGGGCCCTggctttttaattgcttttaatggATCTGAGtgtttaaattagttaaatgttaTATAGTTTACTTGTAACATTTATCTTTACCTTTCATTTAGATTTTGCTGTAATGAACATTTCTAAGGAAAAATATTCACTAGTAAGCAGTAGCTATGTGTTGTAGGAGCCTTACATTAATACAGTGTTCTAAGTTTTAACACAATACCTAAAAGGTCCTAAAGAAACAGCACAGTATGGAAAGCTTAATAAATCTGGTCGACTATCCCTTTTAAGCACAGGCGTTccacttcagaaaaaaacaaaacaaaaccaactcTACTTGCTTTATAAAAACCCATTTACTGCACTTGGCATGGCTTTGGTTTGTTTGCACTATATTGTAGATTGTGTCTGTAATAATAGAACTAATATAATTCACATTACCTTCATCATCATATGTGATGCAGCACAAAACCGTCTGAAGCACCTTCTCTCTATTTTCTGAGATATCCTTGTTTGCTTAAACTTTCTGCACTGTGAAGACAAGAAAAACAGGTTCCCTGCTCTTACAGTGCAAAAGGACGCCTTCAATCCATGCACTTACATCATCCCCAGTTCCTTGTAATTCACCAGATACACAGATCTATCCTAAATGCACTGGACactgcattgtgttgtgtttgctgGCGAATGAGTTATAAGTGAAAGCGGGTCCTTCCTGCTTAGTTTATCAGTGAAGGCTAtgcaaataataatgatgatacaATTCAAACAATATACATATAAACTTACATacctgcatacacacacacacacacacacacacacacacacacacacacacacaaacacacaaacacacacatatctaGTATTCAAACATCATGATATTTGAATCTTTCTCACTACTTGCATTTTTAATCAAATGCCTTTTCAAATGCATAACTGAAGTTTAAATGTGTTCACCgctaattatttaatttgcaatctttttaactacatttttctACCCAGTTTGAATAGCTCTGCAACCTACTTAATGATCAGGAGCCCTGAAAATCTACCAGCAGCCTCCATTGCAGCTGTCAAGCCAATCACCTCGTTTCACCTGCAGAACTGAAGCAACAAATGTCACCAAGCTACAGAACTCTGGAGACAAGGGCCCAGCCAGGGATGACTCTGCCTGACCCATAGGGGTTGATGAAGTGTGAGAAGGTGAGCCATCCCCAGCTGATTTTACTCTCTATCTCTCAGGAGCACTAAGCCCAACGTGGTCCCTCTGTGGTTCCTCAGTCAAGATTGGCAACACCTTACGAGGTGGATTCGAACCATACTCTTAGTGCTTTTTACAGGAGGGGCTACTAGGTACCTGTAAGTGAAACATTGTAAGGTgagttttaaaaactttttcaTTAGCTTGAGTACTAGTTTTCCCTGGGCAGTTGAACTTTTCAATTCTAATCTCCTTTCTTCAATTTGGAAAGTTTCGAAGGCACCAGGCAGCCCTCTATTCCACGTTGATTCTATACCCACTGTATTAAACTCCCTTTATGCTAGTGCAATTATAACTGACTGCCTGAAAGTAAGGCTTGCAAACAATAATACCAGACACCACTTTAATATGAAAATGCAAGAACACAcaacttttaaaactgcacatgcaaaatctatataataaatggaAGTGGACAAGAGAAAGAAttaaggaattatttttttaataagaatccCATTAACAAATGCTTGACTGAAACTGCAGGGCAGGTGAATGCGACAGagttatatattttctgttaaatATGGTCCAGAGCAGACATGCTGTGAACCAATGTGATAGAAAGCACTGCTCCATGGTGTTAAAGCAATGCTAATGACAAGTAGGGCAGTTTAAATGTCTTCCTCAACATGTTAAATGTATATGTTGATGCCACCGTGAAGGGGCAGTTCCTTAATGGATAGAACTAGAATGCAGTTAGACAGGTTCAGGTGAGGCAAAACTgcatggttttattgttttgtcgTTCAAAATTCTTATCTACTGCAATGCTTATCAGGTTTACTATATTATTTCAATGCTAGTTATATTTGTATGGTATCAAAACATAATGATAATGATCTCATTTAATATGTGTGCTGTTCAAAGGTTTGGTTTCAGCCCATAGTAGTGCCCTATTATGGTTTAAAAACAGGGTTTTGCCTATGAAGAAATATctgtcataaaaacaaaaaaaaaatgggtttactgtttgtgtttcctgtaaaatgttatcagtatgacacctttctgttttgtttcctgagCTATAACAGATCTTGGTGGTAATATTCACTATTTTTTTAACCTCATAATACAGTCAAAGGCTGGGCAGTCTGATATCATTTACATATCAAGCTGCATGTGACATACAAGGAAATAGTTAGCTGGGCCTCATACTGTATTTgcacatattttttaaaggtgcagtgtcccttaatgatgttttgttttacacacaaaaagAATATTCTTTAGTGTCCTGGTAACGATCTGTTAAAACTAGATGAGCTGACGTCTACCTAACTATACTGCCCTGTCTTTATATTTTGTTCTGTGGAACGGGTAGGCTTCTAGTTGGCAGTCTGTTAAGTGCTGAGAGTTTGTTGTGAAACCCCTGGACACTCCAATGTATCAGGTACTagctgacagtccagtttgtttacatcactTGAAACCTCTGCATTGGAAACCTGCTTTCCACTACGTCACTCTGGACCACTTACAGCagcaaaaattatatatttcggttgtttttatattaatagcAAATAATCTAgaatacaaaaaactgttttatatattatatgaagtATTGAGGAATGTCATGTTAAACATTACTTGCAATTATAGTAGGGCT
Encoded proteins:
- the LOC121294396 gene encoding synaptotagmin-6-like, producing the protein MRSPTSFQLSFASLRMPFSDSVKYTLLGISVFLFAIATLILTWQLYQYCKRKPKPSGKVKSYQSVDDKQAGNIIFEAADKDSDIQKHDYKVQKLEDEIKKLSRCLSATSSISEQDSADFQSITEADAQVNIHGKLRFSVSYDREQSQFALTVLDATGLPVRDFNQSVDPFVKVKLLSGPLSEKSNLQCVLQEWETKIVKNSRNPVFGSQFSCPLTEKELKTITVKLEVRDFDRFSRHSALGEVRTCLNNLNLLSHPVEISEELQKLNKDLVGEILLSLKYLPTAQRIEVGLLKIKTASLTSNQDKALYARVTIFCNQCRLKQQKTTLKPKWGITVFNEVLTFSLLDSNIRECVIAVSVYETIVHQKNSKRLIGQAILGKRKAGEDEHWCLMMQSLRQPIAKWHSLVI